Proteins encoded by one window of Tunturibacter psychrotolerans:
- a CDS encoding ArnT family glycosyltransferase, with translation MDDIQHPADSGARNGSAAAMWLQQYLQIPSATTVREFVILFVVTIFLLLFGLVPVFGGDQLGLVGADEPRYAQIAREMLTAHSKACHDVDAKMVPRSLRPEDIRNSFHCIAGGTVTPILYGKPWLEKPALYYWRAMSFFKEFGVSDWTARLPSSSGALALVVLIFLHMRRFRPGGHLDAALITASCVAIVSFARGASTDMQLAAPFCIGMLGWYAWYETGKKFWLFDLYFFGAAATLAKGPVAPFLALAIILLFAGLRREWSLLRRTIWIPGVVLYLVMVLPWYIAVQKRNPTFYRLFFLEHNLERFATNRYQHHQPFWYYVAIALIGLMPWTVMAIRALVDSIEVSIAEWKVRHNPQRYLGHTRAGDAFPEFLVLWAIFPIVFFSFSGSKLPGYILPSIPPMTILTADYLNRSRRTGLPQWLVWAHAATCGLLVFVLALAPQHMKYETLVPSTQWLLIAAAAAIAFGAIVFLTIRRWGIPQVCNVTLLPILAALVFLLGFYGKELDMNYSARPLAREIQQQAPDVKLVATDIKRDMDYGLAFYRNEPMIHYSTDGVPSAEHILVIRANDTADLEHWLAGRVYKPLFLYESQGIEVYRVYAKPEASVDQP, from the coding sequence ATGGACGATATTCAACATCCCGCCGACTCCGGCGCAAGGAATGGCAGCGCCGCTGCGATGTGGCTCCAGCAGTATCTTCAGATACCCTCCGCCACAACGGTTCGTGAGTTCGTCATCCTCTTTGTAGTCACCATTTTTCTTTTGCTCTTCGGTCTGGTCCCCGTCTTCGGTGGCGATCAGCTCGGCCTGGTCGGCGCGGACGAACCACGGTATGCCCAGATCGCCCGCGAGATGCTCACTGCGCACTCCAAGGCCTGCCACGACGTCGACGCTAAGATGGTCCCGCGCAGCCTTCGCCCGGAAGATATTCGAAACTCGTTCCACTGCATAGCCGGCGGCACGGTTACTCCTATCCTTTACGGCAAGCCCTGGCTCGAAAAGCCCGCCCTCTATTACTGGCGCGCTATGAGCTTCTTCAAAGAGTTTGGCGTCTCCGACTGGACAGCGCGTCTCCCCTCTTCCTCCGGAGCCCTCGCCCTGGTCGTACTCATCTTCCTCCACATGCGGCGCTTCCGGCCCGGTGGTCACCTGGACGCAGCCCTGATCACTGCCTCCTGCGTCGCAATCGTCAGTTTCGCACGCGGAGCCTCCACCGACATGCAGCTCGCAGCGCCCTTCTGCATCGGCATGCTCGGCTGGTACGCGTGGTACGAAACCGGCAAAAAGTTCTGGCTCTTCGACCTCTACTTCTTCGGTGCCGCCGCCACGCTCGCCAAGGGCCCTGTAGCTCCCTTCCTCGCACTGGCAATTATTCTCCTATTTGCCGGACTTCGCCGCGAGTGGTCCCTCCTCCGCCGTACCATCTGGATCCCCGGCGTCGTGCTCTACCTGGTCATGGTTTTGCCCTGGTACATCGCTGTTCAAAAGCGCAACCCAACTTTCTATCGCCTGTTTTTTCTGGAACATAATCTAGAGCGCTTCGCTACCAACCGTTACCAGCACCACCAACCGTTCTGGTACTACGTCGCGATCGCCCTCATCGGCCTGATGCCCTGGACCGTCATGGCCATTCGAGCCCTGGTCGACTCCATCGAAGTCTCCATCGCCGAATGGAAGGTCCGGCACAACCCGCAGCGTTACCTCGGACACACTCGCGCCGGAGACGCCTTTCCTGAATTTCTCGTCCTCTGGGCGATCTTCCCTATCGTCTTCTTCTCCTTCTCTGGCTCCAAGCTTCCCGGCTACATTCTCCCTTCGATTCCTCCGATGACCATTCTCACGGCCGACTATCTCAACCGAAGCCGCCGCACCGGTCTGCCACAATGGCTCGTCTGGGCTCACGCCGCCACATGCGGTCTTCTTGTCTTCGTTCTTGCCCTCGCCCCCCAGCACATGAAGTACGAGACCCTCGTACCCTCCACACAATGGCTGCTCATCGCGGCCGCCGCGGCCATCGCCTTCGGAGCCATCGTCTTCCTCACTATCCGTCGCTGGGGTATCCCGCAGGTATGCAACGTAACCCTGCTTCCCATCCTCGCGGCCCTCGTCTTTCTCCTCGGCTTCTACGGCAAAGAGCTCGACATGAACTACTCCGCCCGGCCGCTCGCCCGCGAGATCCAACAGCAGGCGCCCGACGTGAAACTCGTCGCAACCGACATCAAGCGTGACATGGACTACGGCCTCGCCTTCTATCGCAATGAACCCATGATTCACTACAGCACCGACGGAGTCCCCAGCGCAGAACACATCCTCGTCATCCGTGCCAACGACACCGCGGACCTTGAACACTGGCTCGCCGGGCGCGTCTACAAGCCCTTGTTCCTCTATGAATCGCAGGGCATTGAAGTCTATCGCGTCTACGCCAAACCCGAGGCAAGCGTAGACCAACCCTGA
- a CDS encoding DHH family phosphoesterase: MTPQAQLLEPKPHVARIDDLLTIFRSHPRFLLASHTRPDGDAIGSVLALAEVLDQLGCQADIVFADPIPSSYATLPNIGRIHHSPSANDVDPSGTTPAILLECDGIVRTGLLGLEGRTLINIDHHASGRPFASVNWIDEHACAVAAMVYHIAVAANVEITPSMATCIYAGILSDTGTFTYSSTNADTFALVHHLAACGADPSQIARDIYLSNPASKIRLLGIALSNLQCDDDLAWTWVTSKDMDGVGATAEDCEGVVNYLISIAGVESAVFLREVPNADQFRLSIRSKGKTDVARIAELFGGGGHRNASGCTLDGPLPVALEQILTQLRTGL, encoded by the coding sequence ATGACCCCTCAAGCACAGCTCCTCGAGCCTAAGCCCCATGTAGCCCGGATTGACGATCTGCTGACGATCTTCCGGTCCCATCCCCGCTTCCTCCTCGCCTCGCACACCCGCCCCGACGGCGACGCCATCGGTTCCGTCTTAGCCCTCGCTGAGGTGCTCGACCAACTCGGCTGCCAGGCCGACATCGTCTTCGCCGACCCCATCCCCTCCTCCTACGCCACCCTCCCCAACATCGGCCGAATCCATCACTCCCCCTCCGCGAACGACGTGGACCCCTCCGGTACCACCCCCGCCATCCTCCTCGAGTGCGACGGCATCGTCCGCACAGGTCTTCTCGGTCTCGAAGGCCGAACTCTAATTAACATCGATCACCACGCCAGCGGGCGTCCCTTCGCCTCAGTTAATTGGATCGATGAACACGCCTGCGCCGTCGCCGCCATGGTTTACCACATCGCCGTCGCTGCAAACGTCGAGATCACGCCCTCCATGGCCACCTGCATCTACGCGGGCATCCTCTCGGACACCGGAACCTTTACCTACTCCAGCACGAACGCCGACACCTTCGCCCTGGTCCATCATCTCGCCGCCTGCGGAGCCGATCCCAGCCAGATAGCCCGCGACATCTACCTCTCGAACCCCGCCAGCAAGATCCGACTGCTCGGCATCGCCCTCTCCAATCTCCAGTGCGACGACGATCTTGCGTGGACCTGGGTCACCAGTAAAGACATGGACGGCGTCGGCGCCACCGCCGAGGACTGCGAGGGAGTCGTCAATTACCTCATCAGCATCGCCGGCGTCGAATCGGCGGTCTTCCTCAGAGAGGTCCCTAACGCCGACCAATTTCGTCTCAGCATCCGCAGCAAAGGCAAAACAGACGTAGCTCGTATCGCCGAACTCTTTGGCGGAGGCGGCCATCGCAACGCCAGCGGATGCACCCTCGATGGCCCCCTTCCGGTCGCTCTCGAGCAAATCCTAACCCAGCTTCGGACAGGACTCTGA
- the rbfA gene encoding 30S ribosome-binding factor RbfA, producing the protein MPEQRARTYHRNRVANTFSEEIGAMLEGELSDPRIAPSYVTEVVLAPGGKSARIFVAVHGNEEEEASTLEGLTTARAYIRSQLRDRMGVRHVPELSFAIDRSEKMTGRMDELLARTRKREQKRIPSEPVQGAPPKS; encoded by the coding sequence ATGCCCGAGCAGCGCGCAAGAACCTACCATCGCAACCGTGTCGCCAACACCTTCTCCGAGGAGATCGGAGCCATGCTCGAAGGAGAACTCTCCGATCCACGAATCGCCCCCAGCTACGTCACCGAGGTCGTTCTCGCACCCGGCGGCAAATCCGCCCGCATATTCGTAGCCGTCCACGGTAACGAGGAGGAGGAAGCCTCCACGCTCGAAGGTCTGACCACTGCCCGAGCCTACATCCGCTCTCAACTCCGCGACCGCATGGGCGTACGCCATGTACCAGAGCTGAGCTTCGCCATCGACCGATCCGAGAAGATGACCGGACGCATGGACGAGCTCCTCGCCCGCACCCGCAAGCGTGAGCAGAAGCGCATCCCCTCCGAACCGGTCCAAGGGGCGCCTCCTAAATCATGA
- a CDS encoding DUF503 domain-containing protein → MPVAKLTIELEIPHAQSLKDRRQVLRSMKDKLRHSFNLSVAELDDGMVWNRATLGVAAISSSTSYLTGQLHQIDHAVHRIAAALSAEITDSYAEILPE, encoded by the coding sequence ATGCCCGTAGCCAAACTCACCATCGAACTCGAAATTCCTCACGCCCAGTCCCTCAAAGACCGACGCCAGGTCTTACGCTCCATGAAAGATAAACTCCGCCACAGTTTCAACTTATCCGTCGCCGAGCTGGACGACGGCATGGTCTGGAACCGCGCCACTCTCGGAGTCGCCGCCATCTCCTCCTCCACCAGCTATCTCACCGGCCAACTCCACCAGATCGACCACGCGGTCCACCGCATAGCCGCCGCCCTAAGTGCTGAGATCACCGACTCTTACGCCGAGATCCTCCCCGAATGA
- a CDS encoding YidH family protein, which produces MPTPPQPVEQDPRVYFAAERTFLAWIRTGLGLMGIGFAVSRFGLFLRQITAAESHLPARTTGLSLWSGVLLVALGVIVNLTAVYRHFQLIQELSSGTWRPGRVSRDAVVLGLLLAAAGVAMTIYLILVR; this is translated from the coding sequence ATGCCGACTCCACCCCAGCCCGTCGAGCAGGATCCCCGCGTCTACTTCGCCGCCGAACGAACTTTCCTGGCATGGATCCGCACCGGCCTCGGCCTGATGGGAATCGGTTTCGCCGTCAGCCGCTTCGGCCTCTTCCTCCGACAGATCACCGCCGCCGAGTCCCATCTACCCGCCCGCACCACTGGCCTCTCCCTCTGGTCCGGCGTCCTTCTGGTCGCACTAGGAGTCATCGTCAACCTCACCGCCGTCTACCGTCACTTCCAACTAATCCAGGAGCTAAGCTCCGGCACCTGGCGTCCCGGCCGAGTCTCCAGAGACGCCGTCGTCCTCGGCCTCCTGCTAGCCGCTGCCGGAGTAGCCATGACCATCTACCTGATACTCGTCCGCTAA
- a CDS encoding cytochrome c3 family protein, with translation MRRWAVVGLVAFGVICLLPPDRARGEGPPGAHFVGSESCKSCHSATYDSWKKTRMANVVRDPKVHPEAVLGDFNHADPLVTFGIGDVAFVYGSRWKQRYFTKRGDDYYPEPAQWDVKKGRWLPYHAETGTDWWLPFYGPSNFDRPTGPTCDGCHSVNYNVETKQVTEWNVGCEKCHGPGSLHVAHPTTQNIVNPGTLDYVRGNDTCIQCHSQGRPLANPINGKYFDWPVGFLPGERLADFWRLEELKPGVTNFFQYADLTAHKNRMQGNDFVQSNMYHRQIRCFDCHQVHSNENASNLIARGNAVCLTCHTKDNPAGLKGTVSEHTHHAAGSKGSECVACHMPKIEQTIKDNAVSAHTFRFITPVETEQSGIPNPCTSCHTDKSTSWATKELRGWKTTSPWRVVN, from the coding sequence GTGAGGAGATGGGCGGTTGTTGGGTTGGTCGCCTTTGGGGTGATCTGTTTGTTGCCGCCTGATCGGGCTCGGGGCGAGGGGCCACCGGGTGCTCATTTTGTGGGCTCGGAGAGTTGCAAGAGTTGCCATAGCGCGACGTACGACAGTTGGAAGAAGACGCGGATGGCGAATGTGGTGCGCGATCCGAAGGTGCATCCAGAGGCGGTGCTTGGGGATTTCAATCATGCCGATCCGCTAGTTACGTTCGGGATCGGGGATGTGGCTTTTGTGTATGGGAGCCGATGGAAGCAGAGGTATTTCACCAAGCGTGGAGATGACTACTACCCGGAGCCGGCGCAGTGGGATGTGAAGAAGGGCCGGTGGCTGCCGTATCACGCGGAAACGGGCACAGATTGGTGGCTACCGTTTTATGGGCCGAGTAACTTCGATCGTCCTACGGGACCGACGTGCGATGGCTGCCACTCGGTGAACTACAACGTTGAGACCAAGCAGGTGACGGAGTGGAATGTGGGATGCGAGAAGTGCCACGGGCCGGGGAGTCTGCATGTGGCGCATCCGACGACGCAGAATATTGTGAATCCGGGGACGCTTGATTACGTGCGCGGCAATGACACCTGTATTCAATGCCACAGTCAGGGGCGGCCGCTCGCGAACCCGATTAATGGGAAGTACTTTGATTGGCCGGTGGGTTTTTTGCCGGGAGAGAGGCTGGCGGATTTCTGGAGACTGGAGGAGTTGAAGCCGGGTGTGACGAACTTCTTCCAGTATGCGGACCTGACGGCGCACAAGAACAGAATGCAGGGGAATGATTTTGTGCAGAGCAATATGTATCACCGGCAGATCCGATGCTTTGACTGTCATCAGGTTCACAGTAACGAGAATGCGTCGAACCTGATTGCGAGGGGGAATGCGGTTTGCCTGACGTGCCACACGAAGGATAATCCTGCGGGACTAAAGGGGACGGTGAGCGAGCATACGCATCATGCGGCGGGAAGCAAGGGGAGTGAATGCGTGGCGTGCCATATGCCGAAGATTGAGCAGACGATCAAGGACAACGCTGTGAGTGCGCATACGTTTCGGTTTATTACGCCTGTTGAGACGGAGCAGTCGGGGATTCCGAATCCTTGTACTTCTTGTCATACGGATAAGTCGACCTCGTGGGCTACGAAGGAGTTGAGGGGGTGGAAGACTACTTCGCCGTGGCGGGTGGTGAATTAG
- the dcp gene encoding peptidyl-dipeptidase Dcp: MSRASLVRRVSLAMSLGAFVGVSVSSAQGAVMSAKDAGFGPSNPFYAKSSLPFEAPPFDKIKDSDYEPAIEAGMAEELREIQAIADNPAAPTFENTIVAMEKTGQLFQRAQAAFDGVTGANTNPELEKLQEVLAPRLAAHRDAIYLNEKLFRRVAAVYEARASLKLSPEGLRLVEVRYRDFVHAGANLSDADKEKLKKLNGEESTLSNGFRSKVLAATKDAAYATTDKEVLAGLTAGDLSGAQEAAKERKKDGYVLPLQNTTQQPVLSSLSVRGTRQAIFENSWTRTERGDANDTRSTIARLAQLRAEKGKLLGHDTYAGWKLEDQMAKTPENALKFMDALVAPATANAADEAKDIQGVISAQDGGFSVEPWDWEFYSEQVRKAKYDIDDAQVRPYFELNNVLENGVFYAAGQLYGLSFKERKDIPVWNPDVRVFEVFDGDGKPLALFYCDYYKRDNKNGGAWMSSFVDQSKLKGTLPVIYNVANLPKPAAGEPALVSFSDVITMFHEFGHALHGMLADTEYPSLSGTSVPRDFVEFPSQFNEHWATYPAVFAHYAKHYKTGAAMPEDLATKIKKAADFNQGYLLTELVAAAELDMQWHTLPVSDGLQEPDAFEKAALAKKGFTLSYVPPRYRSSYFSHIWGGGYAAGYYAYLWSEMLDDDAFQWFQDHGGLTRANGDRFRKMVLSRGNTEDLAKMYEAWLGSAPNVKPMLKYRGLVKTAK; this comes from the coding sequence ATGAGTCGAGCGAGTTTGGTGCGGCGTGTGTCTTTGGCGATGAGTCTCGGAGCGTTTGTGGGGGTGAGTGTGAGTAGTGCACAGGGTGCGGTGATGAGCGCGAAGGATGCCGGGTTTGGGCCATCGAATCCGTTTTATGCGAAGAGTTCGCTGCCGTTCGAGGCGCCGCCGTTCGACAAGATTAAGGACAGCGATTATGAACCGGCGATCGAAGCCGGAATGGCGGAGGAGTTGAGGGAGATTCAGGCCATTGCGGATAATCCGGCTGCTCCTACGTTTGAAAATACGATTGTCGCGATGGAGAAGACGGGCCAGTTGTTTCAGCGGGCGCAGGCTGCGTTCGATGGCGTGACGGGGGCGAATACGAATCCTGAGCTGGAGAAGCTGCAGGAGGTGCTGGCTCCGAGGTTGGCGGCGCACCGGGATGCGATTTATCTGAATGAGAAGTTGTTTCGTCGTGTGGCAGCGGTGTACGAGGCGAGAGCCTCGCTGAAGCTGAGCCCGGAGGGACTGCGTCTGGTAGAGGTGAGGTACAGGGACTTTGTGCATGCCGGTGCGAACCTTTCGGATGCCGATAAAGAAAAGTTGAAGAAGTTGAACGGAGAAGAGTCGACGTTGTCGAACGGCTTCCGCAGCAAGGTGCTGGCGGCGACCAAGGACGCGGCGTATGCGACGACGGATAAGGAAGTGCTCGCGGGGTTGACGGCGGGAGATTTGAGCGGGGCGCAGGAGGCAGCGAAGGAGCGGAAGAAGGATGGGTATGTGCTTCCGCTGCAGAATACGACGCAGCAGCCGGTTCTTTCTTCGTTGAGTGTGAGGGGTACGAGGCAGGCGATATTTGAGAACTCGTGGACGCGCACGGAGCGCGGCGATGCGAATGACACACGTTCGACGATTGCGAGGCTTGCGCAGTTACGTGCTGAGAAGGGCAAACTGCTAGGGCATGACACCTACGCAGGCTGGAAGCTGGAAGACCAGATGGCGAAGACGCCGGAGAACGCGCTGAAGTTTATGGATGCGCTGGTGGCTCCTGCGACGGCGAATGCGGCGGATGAGGCGAAGGATATTCAGGGTGTGATTAGTGCGCAGGATGGCGGGTTTTCGGTTGAGCCCTGGGATTGGGAGTTTTATTCCGAGCAGGTGAGGAAGGCGAAGTACGACATCGACGACGCGCAGGTGCGGCCTTACTTTGAGCTGAATAATGTGCTTGAGAATGGCGTGTTCTATGCGGCCGGTCAGTTGTATGGTCTGAGCTTCAAGGAGCGGAAGGATATTCCAGTTTGGAATCCGGATGTGCGCGTGTTCGAGGTGTTCGACGGGGATGGGAAACCGCTGGCGCTGTTCTATTGCGACTACTACAAGCGCGATAACAAGAACGGCGGAGCGTGGATGAGCAGCTTCGTCGACCAGTCGAAGCTGAAGGGTACGCTGCCGGTGATTTATAACGTTGCGAATCTGCCGAAGCCTGCGGCGGGTGAGCCGGCGCTGGTCAGCTTTAGCGATGTGATTACGATGTTCCACGAGTTTGGGCATGCGCTGCATGGGATGTTGGCCGATACGGAGTATCCGAGTTTGTCGGGGACATCGGTGCCGCGGGACTTTGTGGAGTTTCCGTCGCAGTTCAATGAGCATTGGGCGACGTACCCGGCGGTGTTCGCGCACTACGCGAAGCACTATAAGACGGGCGCGGCGATGCCGGAGGATCTGGCGACGAAGATCAAGAAGGCGGCGGATTTCAACCAGGGTTATCTGCTGACGGAGTTGGTGGCGGCGGCTGAGCTGGATATGCAGTGGCACACGCTGCCGGTGAGCGATGGGCTGCAGGAGCCGGATGCGTTTGAGAAGGCCGCGCTGGCGAAGAAGGGATTCACGTTGAGCTACGTTCCGCCGCGGTATCGGTCGAGTTATTTTTCGCATATATGGGGCGGAGGATATGCGGCCGGGTACTATGCGTATCTTTGGAGCGAGATGCTGGATGATGATGCGTTCCAATGGTTCCAGGATCACGGCGGTCTGACGCGGGCGAATGGAGACCGGTTCCGGAAGATGGTGCTGTCGCGTGGGAATACGGAGGATCTGGCGAAGATGTATGAGGCGTGGTTGGGTAGCGCGCCGAATGTCAAGCCGATGCTGAAGTATCGCGGACTGGTGAAGACGGCGAAGTAG